In the genome of Raphanus sativus cultivar WK10039 chromosome 4, ASM80110v3, whole genome shotgun sequence, one region contains:
- the LOC108836432 gene encoding glutathione S-transferase T3-like, whose amino-acid sequence MDPFSLIASHSSETIDIGCSEVPKPVERRKWTTKEDVVLISAWLNTSKDPIVSTDQKAGAFWKRIEEHFNASPQLVGSVPRPWGQCKQRWGRVNEQVNRFVGSHETALREQASGTNENDVMKAAHDIFFNDYKVKFTMEHCWRELRFDQKLRSNVLSKEGAKEKRKDPVEDVGEEEDVRPPGIKAAKRKKHRKEAAFDKIETILAEKKTISKQKLLERLLGRKVETLSDEEVAVAGGGCVWRLMRVEVDPCSVYIKQHYLLNIKNPPEKIVRNPALLWDKKKIGKIMRTCVILHNMIVENERSGYGQIDTSEFETGESSRSSQVQGTTSFNIGNISRVIRNEVRDSQIHARLKADLVENIWQKFGNVDE is encoded by the exons ATGGATCCTTTTTCCCTAATAGCTTCCCATAGCAGTGAAACAATAGACATAGGGTGTTCTGAGGTTCCTAAACCGGTGGAAAGGCGCAAGTGGACAACCAAGGAAGACGTGGTGCTGATCAGTGCTTGGTTGAACACTAGCAAGGATCCCATTGTGAGTACTGACCAGAAGGCAGGGGCGTTTTGGAAGAGAATTGAAGAGCACTTCAATGCTAGCCCTCAACTCGTTGGCTCCGTTCCTAGACCGTGGGGTCAATGTAAGCAGAGGTGGGGAAGAGTCAATGAGCAGGTTAACAGGTTTGTCGGAAGCCATGAAACCGCATTGAGGGAGCAAGCGAGTGGCACTAATGAGAATGATGTCATGAAGGCGGCCCATGATATCTTCTTCAATGACTATAAAGTCAAGTTCACCATGGAACATTGTTGGAGGGAACTGAGGTTTGATCAAAAATTGAGATCAAACGTTCTCTCCAAAGAAGGTGCGAAGGAGAAAAGGAAGGACCCTGTGGAGGACGTCGGTGAGGAGGAAGATGTGAGGCCTCCTGGTATAAAGGCAGCCAAACGCAAGAAGCACAGGAAAGAAGCAGCTTTTGATAAGATAGAGACCATACTAGCAGAGAAAAAAACCATTTCCAAACAGAAGCTGCTTGAACGCCTGCTAGGCAGAAAAGTTGAGACACTTTCTGATGAAGAA GTCGCGGTTGCAGGAGGTGGATGCGTGTGGAGGTTGATGCGTGTGGAGGTGGATCCTTGTTCAGTCT ATATAAAGCAACACTATTTGCTGAACATCAAGAATCCACCAGAAAAGATAGTTAGAAACCCAGCTCTACTATGGGACAAGAAAAAGATAGGAAAGATTATGAGAACTTGTGTCATATTGCACAATATGATAGTAGAGAACGAACGAAGCGGATACGGTCAAATTGATACTTCTGAGTTCGAGACAGGAGAGTCAAGCAGAAGTTCCCAGGTGCAAGGCACAACAAGTTTTAATATCGGTAATATCAGCCGTGTCATTCGCAATGAGGTTCGGGATTCACAGATACATGCTCGTTTAAAAGCtgatttagttgaaaatatatggcaaAAATTTGGTAATGTTGATGAATAA
- the LOC108855570 gene encoding aspartyl protease family protein 2, which yields MGRKVQNTLIFSAVLFLSLSSAASSSSQYNTLVVNTLPSSPILSSPDESESLTTVSESTTSLSLHLSHVDAISSFSDATPSELFNLRLKRDSLRVESLTSLAAVRNVTRRRTPRASGGFSGAVISGLSQGSGEYFMRLGVGTPATNMYMVLDTGSDVVWLQCAPCKVCYNQSDAIFDPSKSKTFATVPCGSRLCRRLDDSTECVRQRSKSCLYQVSYGDGSFTLGDLSTETLTFKGAHVDHVAVGCGHDNEGLFVGAAGLLGLGRGGLSFPSQTKNRYNGKFSYCLVDRTSSGSASKPPSTIVFGNDAVPKTSVFTPLLTNPKLDTFYYLQLLGISVGGARVRGVSESQFKLDAATGNGGVIIDSGTSVTRLTQPAYVALRDAFRLGAKRLKRAPSYSLFDTCFDLSGMATVKVPTVVFHFGGGEVSLPASNYLIPVNTEGRFCFAFAGTMGSLSIIGNIQQQGFRVAYDLTGSRIGFLPRAC from the coding sequence ATGGGAAGAAAAGTCCAAAACACCCTCATCTTCTCCGCCGTTCTCTTCCTCTCACTCTCCTCCGCCGCGTCTTCTTCCTCCCAATACAACACCCTCGTCGTCAACACTCTCCCTTCCTCCCCAATCCTCTCATCTCCCGACGAATCCGAATCCTTGACCACTGTGTCCGAATCCACAACTTCACTCTCCCTCCACCTATCCCACGTCGACGCTATCTCCTCCTTCTCCGACGCAACCCCGTCGGAGCTCTTCAACCTCCGTCTCAAAAGAGACTCTCTCCGCGTCGAGTCTTTAACCAGCCTCGCCGCCGTCCGAAATGTCACGAGGAGAAGAACTCCACGCGCGTCCGGCGGGTTCAGCGGCGCTGTTATCTCCGGTCTCTCGCAAGGAAGCGGAGAGTATTTCATGAGGCTCGGCGTCGGGACTCCGGCGACTAACATGTACATGGTCCTCGACACTGGAAGCGACGTCGTTTGGCTACAGTGCGCTCCTTGCAAAGTGTGTTACAACCAATCCGACGCGATCTTCGACCCGTCCAAATCCAAAACCTTCGCCACCGTCCCGTGCGGTTCTCGTCTCTGTCGGAGGTTGGACGACTCGACGGAATGCGTCAGACAAAGAAGCAAGTCTTGTCTCTATCAAGTCTCGTACGGAGACGGATCGTTCACGTTGGGAGACTTATCGACCGAAACGCTGACTTTTAAAGGCGCACATGTCGATCACGTGGCGGTGGGATGCGGCCACGATAACGAAGGATTGTTCGTGGGCGCGGCTGGGCTGTTGGGCCTGGGCCGCGGAGGGTTATCTTTCCCGTCGCAGACGAAAAACCGTTATAACGGTAAGTTCTCCTACTGTTTGGTGGACCGGACGAGCTCCGGTTCGGCTTCTAAACCGCCTTCGACCATCGTCTTCGGAAACGACGCCGTTCCGAAAACCTCCGTTTTCACGCCGCTGCTGACTAACCCGAAGCTGGACACTTTCTACTACTTGCAGCTTCTCGGGATCAGCGTCGGCGGTGCGCGCGTTCGTGGCGTCTCGGAGTCGCAGTTCAAGCTCGACGCCGCCACCGGAAACGGCGGAGTTATCATCGACTCCGGCACCTCCGTCACTCGGCTGACTCAGCCGGCTTACGTGGCGCTCAGAGACGCGTTTCGTCTCGGCGCGAAGAGGCTGAAACGCGCTCCGTCGTACTCTCTGTTCGACACGTGTTTCGACCTCTCCGGGATGGCGACGGTGAAGGTCCCGACGGTGGTGTTTCATTTCGGCGGCGGAGAGGTTTCGCTTCCGGCGAGTAACTATCTGATTCCGGTGAACACTGAAGGGCGGTTCTGTTTCGCGTTCGCGGGAACGATGGGGAGTTTGTCGATCATTGGGAACATACAGCAACAGGGTTTCCGGGTCGCTTATGACTTAACCGGGTCACGGATCGGGTTTCTGCCTCGCGCGTGTTAA